A stretch of the Solanum dulcamara chromosome 6, daSolDulc1.2, whole genome shotgun sequence genome encodes the following:
- the LOC129892197 gene encoding nudix hydrolase 2-like, whose product MDSFGEAIDIKMEIFEAIEDNYGGVIVNMKKEEPMDSLKFHTMLRVSISHWKLKGKKGVWIKLPIELAHLVDAAVKEGFWYHHAEATYLMLVYWIPHEIPHTFPANASHRVGIGAFVLNEQGQVLVVKENSGKITGTWKLPTGVVDEGEDICMAAVREVQEETGIETEFVELLAFRQSHKSFFGKSDLFFICMLKPLSFTINKQDAEIEEAKWMQMEEYASLSKLNQSELSKIIANICVSKKENQYAGFSALLTTGHSAKKCYLYSNNI is encoded by the exons ATGGATTCTTTTGGAGAGGCAATTGACATAAAAATGGAAATATTTGAGGCAATTGAAGATAACTATGGAGGAGTTATTGTGAACATGAAGAAGGAGGAGCCTATGGATTCTCTTAAATTTCATACTATGCTAAGGGTTTCCATTTCCCATTGGAAGCTAAAG GGGAAGAAGGGTGTTTGGATTAAGTTGCCCATAGAACTTGCTCATCTTGTTGATGCAGCAGTGAag GAGGGATTTTGGTATCATCATGCAGAGGCAACATATTTGATGCTTGTCTATTGGATTCCTCATGAAATACCTCATACTTTTCCTGCTAATGCTTCTCATCGCGTTGGTATTGGTGCTTTCGTCCTCAACGAACAAGGACAG GTGCTGGTTGTTAAAGAAAATTCTGGAAAAATCACTGGGACTTGGAAACTGCCTACTGGCGTTGTTGATGAG GGCGAGGATATATGTATGGCAGCCGTTAGAGAAGTGCAAGAAGAGACAGGG ATTGAGACAGAATTTGTTGAACTCCTTGCCTTCAG ACAAAGCCACAAATCCTTCTTTGGAAAATCGGATTTgttcttcatatgcatgctgAAACCACTCAGTTTCACTATCAACAAGCAAGATGCTGAGATTGAGGAAGCTAAG TGGATGCAAATGGAAGAATATGCAAGTCTATCAAAGTTGAACCAAAGTGAACTCTCCAAAATTATAGCCAATATATGTGTTAGCAAGAAAGAGAATCAGTACGCTGGCTTCTCTGCTCTTCTTACTACTGGGCATTCTGCCAAGAAGTGCTATTTATActctaataatatataa